A genomic stretch from Prionailurus bengalensis isolate Pbe53 chromosome E2, Fcat_Pben_1.1_paternal_pri, whole genome shotgun sequence includes:
- the LOC122494232 gene encoding metallothionein-1 encodes MDPDCSCATGGSCSCAGSCKCKACRCTSCKKSCCSCCPVGCAKCAQGCICKGASDKCSCCA; translated from the exons ATGGATCCCGACTGCTCCTGCGCCACCG GTGGCTCCTGCTCGTGCGCCGGCTCCTGCAAATGCAAAGCCTGCAGATGCACCTCCTGCAAGAAGA gctgctgctcctgctgccccGTGGGCTGTGCCAAGTGTGCCCAGGGCTGCATCTGCAAAGGGGCATCGGACAAGTGCAGCTGCTGCGCCTGA
- the LOC122494233 gene encoding metallothionein-2: MDPNCSCSAGGSCTCAGSCTCKECRCTSCKKSCCSCCPVGCAKCAQGCICKGASDKCSCCA; this comes from the exons ATGGACCCCAACTGCTCCTGCTCCGCCG GTGGCTCCTGCACGTGCGCCGGCTCCTGCACGTGCAAAGAGTGCAGATGCACCTCCTGCAAGAAGA gctgctgctcctgctgccccGTGGGGTGTGCCAAGTGTGCCCAGGGCTGCATCTGCAAAGGGGCATCGGACAAGTGCAGCTGCTGTGCCTGA